A genomic window from Macaca mulatta isolate MMU2019108-1 chromosome 19, T2T-MMU8v2.0, whole genome shotgun sequence includes:
- the CCDC194 gene encoding coiled-coil domain-containing protein 194 isoform X2, which translates to MAEPGPEPGRAWRVLALCGVAVFLAAAAAGGALVAWNLAASAARGSRCPEPGANATAPPGDPPPEVDELRRLLAEAAEREEALARQLDQAESIRRELEKALKACEGRQSRLQTQLTTLKIEMDEAKAQETQMGAENGALTEALARWEAAATESARRLDEALRRAGVAEAEGEACAAREAVLRERFNALAAEMSPQRRSPRPRPRSGSRPRPSPRSRSRSGPSGGCRRPARRARG; encoded by the exons ATGGCCGAGCCAGGGCCGGAGCCCGGGCGTGCCTGGCGGGTGCTCGCTCTGTGCGGGGTGGCCGTGTTCCTGGCTGCAGCGGCGGCCGGCGGGGCCCTAGTAGCCTGGAATCTGGCCGCCTCGGCTGCTCGGGGATCTCGCTGCCCGGAGCCGGGGGCCAATGCCACGGCGCCGCCCGGGGACCCGCCGCCTGAGGTCGACGAGTTGCGGCGCCTGCTGGCAGAGGCTGCCGAGCGGGAGGAGGCCCTAGCCAGGCAGCTGGACCAGGCAGAAAGTATCCGGCGAGAGTTGGAGAAAGCATTAAAGGCCTGTGAAGGCCGCCAG AGCCGGCTTCAGACCCAACTAACGACACTGAAGATTGAGATGGACGAAGCCAAGGCACAGGAGACCCAGATGGGGGCCGAGAACGGGGCACTGACAG AGGCCCTGGCGCGCTGGGAGGCGGCGGCCACGGAGTCTGCGCGGCGGCTGGACGAGGCTCTGCGGCGCGCAGGCGTGGCGGAGGCTGAGGGCGAAGCCTGTGCGGCCCGGGAGGCTGTGTTGCGCGAACGCTT TAACGCCCTGGCAGCCGAGATGAGCCCCCAGCGCAGATCGCCTCGGCCGCGTCCCCGTTCGGGGTCCCGACCCCGGCCCAGCCCTCGCTCGCGCTCTCGCTCCGGACCCTCCGGGGGCTGCCGGCGGCCGGCGCGGCGCGCACGAGGGTGA
- the CCDC194 gene encoding coiled-coil domain-containing protein 194 isoform X1 codes for MAEPGPEPGRAWRVLALCGVAVFLAAAAAGGALVAWNLAASAARGSRCPEPGANATAPPGDPPPEVDELRRLLAEAAEREEALARQLDQAESIRRELEKALKACEGRQSRLQTQLTTLKIEMDEAKAQETQMGAENGALTEALARWEAAATESARRLDEALRRAGVAEAEGEACAAREAVLRERFNALAAEMSPQRRSPRPRPRSGSRPRPSPRSRSRSGPSGGCRRPARRARGLTEKLVDYSPTSEQHEGYGRQSPMQLKIHT; via the exons ATGGCCGAGCCAGGGCCGGAGCCCGGGCGTGCCTGGCGGGTGCTCGCTCTGTGCGGGGTGGCCGTGTTCCTGGCTGCAGCGGCGGCCGGCGGGGCCCTAGTAGCCTGGAATCTGGCCGCCTCGGCTGCTCGGGGATCTCGCTGCCCGGAGCCGGGGGCCAATGCCACGGCGCCGCCCGGGGACCCGCCGCCTGAGGTCGACGAGTTGCGGCGCCTGCTGGCAGAGGCTGCCGAGCGGGAGGAGGCCCTAGCCAGGCAGCTGGACCAGGCAGAAAGTATCCGGCGAGAGTTGGAGAAAGCATTAAAGGCCTGTGAAGGCCGCCAG AGCCGGCTTCAGACCCAACTAACGACACTGAAGATTGAGATGGACGAAGCCAAGGCACAGGAGACCCAGATGGGGGCCGAGAACGGGGCACTGACAG AGGCCCTGGCGCGCTGGGAGGCGGCGGCCACGGAGTCTGCGCGGCGGCTGGACGAGGCTCTGCGGCGCGCAGGCGTGGCGGAGGCTGAGGGCGAAGCCTGTGCGGCCCGGGAGGCTGTGTTGCGCGAACGCTT TAACGCCCTGGCAGCCGAGATGAGCCCCCAGCGCAGATCGCCTCGGCCGCGTCCCCGTTCGGGGTCCCGACCCCGGCCCAGCCCTCGCTCGCGCTCTCGCTCCGGACCCTCCGGGGGCTGCCGGCGGCCGGCGCGGCGCGCACGAGG acttacagaaaaattgGTAGATTATTCTCCAACTTCTGAACAACACGAAGGTTATGGACGCCAGTCCCCCATGCAGTTGAAAATTCACACATAA
- the BST2 gene encoding bone marrow stromal antigen 2 (The RefSeq protein has 1 substitution compared to this genomic sequence), translated as MAPILYDYRKMPMGDIWKEDGDKRCKLVIGILGLLVIVLLGVLLIFFIIKANSEACQDGLRAVMECRNVTYLLQQELAEAQRGFRDAEAQAVTCNQTVMALMASLDAEKAQGRKKVEELEGEITTLNHKLQDASAEVERLRRENHVLNARIADTDSASSQDSSCAAEPPLLILLLGLSALLL; from the exons ATGGCACCTATTTTGTATGACTATTGCAAAATGCCCATGGGTGACATTTGGAAGGAAGACGGGGACAAGCGCTGTAAACTGGTGATAGGAATTCTGGGGCTCCTGGTCATAGTGCTTCTGGGGGTGCTCCTGATTTTCTTCATCATCAAGGCCAACAGCGAGGCCTGCCAGGATGGCCTCCGGGCAGTGATGGAGTGTCGCAATGTCACCTATCTCCTGCAACAAGAGCTGGCCGAGGCCCAGCGGGGCTTTCGGGATGCAGAGGCCCAGGCTGTCACCTGCAACCAGACTGTG ATGGCCCTAATGGCTTCCCTGGATGCAGAGAAGGCCCAAGGACGAAAGAAAGTGGAGGAGCTTGAGG GGGAGATCACTACATTGAACCACAAGCTTCAGGACGCGTCTGCGGAGGTGGAGCGACTGAG AAGAGAAAACCACGTCTTAAACGCGAGAATCGCGGACACGGACTCCGCCAGCTCCCAAGACTCCAGCTGCGCGGCAGAGCCCCCGCTCCTGATTCTGCTGCTGGGCTTGAGCGCTCTGCTGCTGTGA
- the BST2 gene encoding bone marrow stromal antigen 2 isoform X1, whose protein sequence is MAPILYDYCKMPMGDIWKEDGDKRCKLVIGILGLLVIVLLGVLLIFFIIKANSEACQDGLRAVMECRNVTYLLQQELAEAQRGFRDAEAQAVTCNQTVMALMASLDAEKAQGRKKVEELEGEITTLNHKLQDASAEVERLRRENHVLNARIADTDSASSQDSSCAAEPPLLILLLGLSALLL, encoded by the exons ATGGCACCTATTTTGTATGACTATTGCAAAATGCCCATGGGTGACATTTGGAAGGAAGACGGGGACAAGCGCTGTAAACTGGTGATAGGAATTCTGGGGCTCCTGGTCATAGTGCTTCTGGGGGTGCTCCTGATTTTCTTCATCATCAAGGCCAACAGCGAGGCCTGCCAGGATGGCCTCCGGGCAGTGATGGAGTGTCGCAATGTCACCTATCTCCTGCAACAAGAGCTGGCCGAGGCCCAGCGGGGCTTTCGGGATGCAGAGGCCCAGGCTGTCACCTGCAACCAGACTGTG ATGGCCCTAATGGCTTCCCTGGATGCAGAGAAGGCCCAAGGACGAAAGAAAGTGGAGGAGCTTGAGG GGGAGATCACTACATTGAACCACAAGCTTCAGGACGCGTCTGCGGAGGTGGAGCGACTGAG AAGAGAAAACCACGTCTTAAACGCGAGAATCGCGGACACGGACTCCGCCAGCTCCCAAGACTCCAGCTGCGCGGCAGAGCCCCCGCTCCTGATTCTGCTGCTGGGCTTGAGCGCTCTGCTGCTGTGA